Proteins co-encoded in one Streptomyces sp. JH34 genomic window:
- a CDS encoding quinone-dependent dihydroorotate dehydrogenase has product MYKLFFQLVFKRMDPEQAHHLAFRWIRLAARTPVLRTFVAAALAPRHEELRTEALGLRMHGPFGLAAGFDKNAVAIDGMSMLGFDHIEIGTVTGEPQPGNPRKRLFRLVADRALINRMGFNNEGSAAVAERLAARTPVFRTTVGVNIGKTKTVPETEAVGDYVKSTERLAAHADYLVVNVSSPNTPGLRNLQATEALRPLLTAVREAADRTVTDRRVPLLVKIAPDLADEDVDAVADLAVELGLDGIIATNTTIARDGLGLRSPADLVRETGGLSGAPLKERSLEVLSRLYARVGTRITLVGVGGIENAEDAWQRILAGATLVQGYSAFIYEGPFYARAIHKGLAARLAASPYATLSEAVGAETRKVMQ; this is encoded by the coding sequence ATGTACAAACTCTTCTTCCAGCTGGTCTTCAAGCGGATGGACCCGGAGCAGGCCCACCACCTGGCCTTCCGGTGGATCCGCCTCGCCGCCCGCACCCCCGTGCTGCGCACCTTCGTCGCCGCCGCGCTCGCCCCCCGCCACGAGGAGCTGCGCACCGAGGCCCTCGGGCTGCGGATGCACGGCCCCTTCGGTCTCGCCGCCGGCTTCGACAAGAACGCCGTCGCCATCGACGGCATGTCCATGCTCGGGTTCGACCACATCGAGATCGGCACGGTCACCGGCGAGCCGCAGCCCGGAAACCCCAGGAAGCGGCTGTTCCGCCTGGTCGCGGACCGTGCGCTGATCAACCGCATGGGCTTCAACAACGAGGGCTCGGCGGCCGTGGCGGAGCGCCTCGCCGCCCGCACCCCCGTCTTCCGCACGACCGTCGGCGTCAACATCGGCAAGACCAAGACGGTCCCCGAGACCGAGGCCGTGGGCGACTACGTGAAGTCCACCGAGCGGCTCGCCGCCCACGCCGACTACCTCGTGGTGAACGTCTCGTCGCCCAACACGCCCGGTCTGCGCAACCTCCAGGCGACCGAGGCGCTGCGCCCGCTGCTCACCGCCGTGCGCGAGGCCGCCGACCGCACCGTCACCGACCGGCGCGTCCCGCTGCTGGTCAAGATCGCCCCGGACCTCGCGGACGAGGACGTCGACGCGGTCGCCGACCTCGCCGTCGAGCTCGGTCTGGACGGCATCATCGCCACCAACACCACCATCGCCCGCGACGGCCTCGGCCTGAGGTCCCCCGCCGACCTGGTCCGGGAGACCGGCGGGCTCTCCGGCGCGCCCCTCAAGGAGCGCTCCCTGGAGGTCCTGAGCCGCCTGTACGCCCGCGTGGGGACCCGGATCACCCTGGTGGGCGTCGGGGGCATCGAGAACGCCGAGGACGCCTGGCAGCGCATCCTGGCCGGTGCCACGCTCGTACAGGGCTACAGCGCCTTCATCTACGAGGGCCCGTTCTACGCCCGGGCGATCCACAAGGGACTGGCCGCCCGGCTGGCCGCCTCGCCGTACGCCACCCTCTCCGAGGCCGTCGGCGCCGAGACACGGAAGGTCATGCAGTGA
- the pyrF gene encoding orotidine-5'-phosphate decarboxylase — MTPEPFGARLRHAMDTRGPLCVGIDPHASLLSSWGLNDDVAGLERFTRTVVEALADRVAVLKPQSAFFERFGSRGVAVLEKAVEEARAAGALVLMDAKRGDIGSTMGAYAATYLDKDSPLFSDAVTVSPYLGFGSLRPALDAAEASGAGVFVLALTSNPEGAEVQRATAADGRSLAQLMLDHMAAENAGATPLGSVGAVVGATLGDTGADLSINGPLLAPGIGAQGATPADLPRVFGAAVRNVVPSVSRGVLRHGPDASGLREAAGRFADEVRTAVPDS; from the coding sequence GTGACCCCTGAACCCTTCGGCGCACGTCTGCGCCACGCCATGGACACCCGCGGGCCGCTCTGCGTCGGCATCGACCCGCACGCCTCCCTGCTCAGCTCCTGGGGCCTGAACGACGACGTCGCCGGCCTCGAACGCTTCACACGTACGGTCGTCGAGGCGCTGGCCGACCGGGTCGCCGTGCTCAAGCCGCAGTCCGCGTTCTTCGAGCGCTTCGGCTCGCGGGGCGTCGCGGTCCTGGAGAAGGCGGTCGAGGAGGCCCGCGCGGCCGGGGCCCTCGTGCTCATGGACGCCAAGCGGGGCGACATCGGCTCCACGATGGGCGCCTACGCCGCCACGTACCTCGACAAGGACTCGCCGCTGTTCTCCGACGCGGTCACCGTCTCGCCGTACCTCGGCTTCGGCTCGCTGCGCCCGGCGCTGGACGCCGCCGAGGCCTCCGGGGCCGGTGTCTTCGTGCTCGCCCTGACCTCCAACCCGGAGGGCGCGGAGGTCCAGCGGGCCACCGCCGCCGACGGGCGCTCGCTGGCCCAGTTGATGCTCGACCACATGGCCGCCGAGAACGCGGGCGCGACCCCGCTCGGCTCCGTCGGGGCCGTGGTCGGCGCCACGCTCGGGGACACGGGAGCCGACCTGTCGATCAACGGTCCGCTCCTCGCACCCGGCATCGGCGCCCAGGGCGCCACGCCCGCGGATCTTCCCCGGGTCTTCGGCGCCGCGGTGCGCAACGTGGTGCCGAGCGTGAGCCGGGGCGTGCTGCGTCACGGACCGGACGCTTCAGGGCTGCGCGAAGCCGCCGGACGGTTCGCGGACGAGGTCCGAACGGCCGTCCCGGATAGCTGA
- a CDS encoding integration host factor has product MALPPLTPEQRAAALEKAAAARRERAEVKNRLKHSGASLHEVIKQGQENDVIGKMKVSALLESLPGVGKVRAKQIMERLGISESRRVRGLGSNQIASLEREFGGSAA; this is encoded by the coding sequence GTGGCTCTTCCGCCCCTTACCCCTGAACAGCGCGCAGCCGCGCTCGAAAAGGCCGCCGCGGCTCGCCGGGAGCGGGCCGAGGTCAAGAATCGACTCAAGCACTCCGGCGCCTCGCTCCATGAGGTCATCAAGCAGGGCCAGGAGAACGACGTCATCGGCAAGATGAAGGTCTCCGCTCTTCTCGAGTCCCTGCCGGGCGTGGGCAAGGTCCGCGCCAAGCAGATCATGGAGCGGCTCGGCATCTCCGAGAGCCGCCGGGTCCGGGGTCTCGGCTCCAACCAGATCGCATCCCTGGAGCGTGAGTTCGGCGGCAGCGCCGCCTGA
- the gmk gene encoding guanylate kinase, with product MAATSRGTSPVPPDVRPRLTVLSGPSGVGKSTVVAHMRTVHPEVWLSVSATTRKPRPGERNGVHYFFVDDGEFDKLVANGELLEWAEFAGNRYGTPRRAVLDRLEAGEPVLLEIDLQGARLVRQSMPEAQLVFLAPPGWDELVRRLTGRGTEAPDVIERRLAAAKVELAAESEFDTTLVNTSVEDVARELLTLMLQASGLRGSDG from the coding sequence ATGGCTGCAACATCCCGGGGGACGTCCCCCGTACCCCCGGACGTACGTCCGCGGCTGACCGTGCTCTCCGGCCCCTCCGGGGTCGGCAAGAGCACGGTCGTCGCTCATATGCGCACGGTTCACCCCGAGGTCTGGCTCTCGGTGTCGGCGACGACCCGGAAGCCGCGCCCCGGCGAACGCAACGGCGTCCACTACTTCTTCGTGGACGACGGGGAGTTCGACAAGCTGGTCGCCAACGGCGAGCTGCTGGAGTGGGCCGAGTTCGCGGGCAACCGCTACGGCACGCCCCGCCGGGCCGTGCTCGACCGCCTGGAGGCGGGCGAGCCGGTGCTGCTGGAGATCGACCTGCAGGGCGCGCGACTGGTCCGCCAGTCGATGCCCGAGGCGCAGCTCGTCTTCCTCGCGCCGCCCGGCTGGGACGAGCTGGTGCGCCGGCTCACCGGTCGCGGGACGGAGGCGCCCGACGTGATCGAGCGCCGACTCGCGGCGGCGAAGGTCGAGCTGGCCGCCGAGTCGGAGTTCGACACGACGCTCGTCAACACCTCCGTCGAGGACGTCGCACGCGAGCTGCTAACGTTGATGCTGCAGGCTTCCGGCCTCCGCGGCAGTGACGGCTGA
- the rpoZ gene encoding DNA-directed RNA polymerase subunit omega, translating into MSSSITTPEGIINPPIDELLEATDSKYSLVIYAAKRARQINAYYSQLGEGLLEYVGPLVDTHVHEKPLSIALREINAGLLTSEAIEGPAQ; encoded by the coding sequence GTGTCCTCTTCCATCACCACGCCCGAGGGCATCATCAACCCGCCGATTGATGAGCTCCTCGAGGCCACCGACTCGAAGTACAGCCTCGTGATCTACGCGGCCAAGCGCGCGCGCCAGATCAACGCGTACTACTCGCAGCTCGGTGAAGGCCTCCTCGAGTACGTCGGTCCGCTCGTCGACACCCACGTGCACGAGAAGCCGCTCTCGATCGCGCTCCGCGAGATCAACGCGGGTCTGCTGACCTCCGAGGCCATCGAGGGCCCCGCGCAGTAA